A single Lolium perenne isolate Kyuss_39 chromosome 6, Kyuss_2.0, whole genome shotgun sequence DNA region contains:
- the LOC127308630 gene encoding scopoletin glucosyltransferase-like: MDTTTRNEPQQQPLRILFLPYFAPGHLIPAADMAAVFAARGARCTILTTPVNADIIRPAVDRANNANDSAPAIPIDISVVPFPDVGLPPGFENVRYMNQSHGPEYYGKFLHAALLLREPFDRFLAASRPRVDAVVTDSFFTWSPDAAAEHGVPRLVFLGISVFARSCFESTLRNNPLEACPDGDEDPDTFVLLPGLPHRMELRRRQILDPRKRPLEWQFYESASAADRRSFGEVFNSFRELEPDYVEHFHATLGRRGWLVGPVALATDSRDVAATGGISTDGVANSCLRWLDAKPAGSVVYVSFGTLTTFLPAELVEIARGLLDLSGKNFLWVISGTESSEWMPEGFAELLARGDRGFVIRGWAPQTLILKHSALGGFVTHCGWNSVLEAVSAGVPMVTWPRYGDQFHNEKLVVEVLKVGISVGARDSAAAIDTHEVIGAEMITAAVKRLMDDSVEGNALRKKVRELRTMATKALEKGGSSYNDVGRLMDELMARRSCNSVEENVRAS, encoded by the coding sequence ATGGATACTACTACCAGAAATGAGCCGCAGCAGCAACCCCTGCGCATCCTCTTCCTCCCGTACTTCGCCCCTGGGCACCTCATTCCGGCGGCGGACATGGCCGCGGTATTCGCCGCCCGAGGCGCCAGGTGCACCATCCTCACCACGCCCGTCAACGCCGACATCATCCGTCCAGCCGTCGACCGGGCCAACAACGCAAACGACTCCGCCCCAGCCATACCGATCGACATCTCCGTCGTGCCTTTCCCCGACGTCGGGCTCCCGCCGGGCTTCGAGAACGTCAGGTACATGAACCAGTCCCACGGACCAGAGTACTACGGCAAGTTCCTCCATGCCGCGCTGCTTCTCCGGGAGCCCTTCGACCGGTTCCTGGCCGCCAGCCGCCCCCGTGTCGACGCCGTCGTGACAGACAGCTTCTTCACCTGGTCCCCGGACGCCGCCGCGGAGCACGGCGTCCCGCGGCTCGTGTTCCTCGGCATCAGCGTCTTCGCGCGGTCCTGCTTCGAAAGCACGCTGCGCAACAACCCGCTGGAGGCTTGCCCGGACGGCGACGAGGATCCGGACACCTTCGTTTTGCTGCCCGGGCTGCCGCACCGTATGGAGCTGAGGAGGCGGCAGATTTTGGATCCCCGGAAGCGGCCGTTGGAGTGGCAATTCTACGAGAGCGCCAGCGCGGCGGACCGGAGGAGCTTCGGCGAGGTGTTCAACAGCTTCCGCGAGCTCGAGCCGGACTACGTGGAGCACTTCCACGCCACGCTCGGTCGCCGCGGCTGGCTCGTCGGGCCCGTCGCGCTCGCCACCGACAGCAGAGATGTGGCCGCGACAGGAGGCATTAGTACCGACGGCGTCGCCAACAGCTGCCTCCGGTGGCTAGACGCGAAGCCGGCAGGCTCCGTGGTGTATGTCTCCTTCGGCACGTTGACCACTTTCTTGCCTGCCGAGCTGGTCGAGATCGCCCGCGGCCTCCTCGACctttccggcaagaacttccTGTGGGTCATCAGTGGCACCGAATCGTCGGAGTGGATGCCTGAAGGCTTCGCGGAGCTGTTGGCGCGCGGTGACCGTGGCTTCGTCATCCGAGGCTGGGCTCCGCAGACGCTCATCCTGAAACACTCGGCGCTCGGCGGCTTCGTCACGCACTGCGGGTGGAACTCGGTGCTGGAGGCGGTGAGCGCCGGCGTGCCAATGGTCACGTGGCCGCGGTACGGGGACCAGTTCCACAACGAGAAGCTTGTGGTGGAGGTGCTCAAGGTCGGCATCAGCGTCGGTGCCAGGGACTCCGCCGCGGCCATCGATACCCATGAGGTGATCGGTGCCGAGATGATCACTGCGGCCGTCAAGAGATTGATGGACGATAGTGTGGAGGGCAATGCTTTGCgcaagaaggttcgggagcttC